Within Sorangiineae bacterium MSr11367, the genomic segment GGGAATGCGGCTGAGCGTCTCCAGTGCGACGGTGCGAAGCTTCACCGTGGCACGTCCGCGAAACAGCCCGTCCAGCGCATGGTGCGTCGATTGGACGAGGTCGTGCAGGCACGCGGCGAGCGCCCACTCTTCGGGCAGTGCATCGTGCAGCCGATCGAGCGGGGCCAAACGGCGCGCCGTGCGAATGCGTGCAAGCTGCACATGCGATCGCCGGTCGATGTCGGTCACCGTGCGATCGAGCCCCAGCGTCAACGCCGCGCGCCCTCCGATGGGCCGTCCAGGCGTCATTTCCCCGCCGAGCACGAGCGGCGCCATGAAATCGACGAACAGGCTCTCGGCAATGCTCCCGAGGTCCAGCTTCGCCACGCGCTACTCCTCCTCCACGGGCTGCGGGCTCCCGAGATCGCGTTGGGTTTCCGGCGCCGTCGGAGACTCCACGCCGCTCATGGGAAACGCACCGAGCGGCTCCACGCGCAGATCGATGGGCGCTTCCGCCAGGGCAGCCTCGATGGTGTCGGCCACCAGAGGATCCCACGGCTTCGCCTCGATGAGCGCAAGCTCGAGCGGCACGAAGGCCGAGGCCTCGATGGCCAGCGCCGCTTCGTTGGGCGTGACGAAGAGGACTTGCGACGCGGGCGCGCCCAGCGCGCGGTAGAGCACCTCCGGCGCCACGGCCGGCGTCACGTCGTAACCCGCAGGGATGTACAGGTTCGGGTGAATCTCCACGAAGAAGGTGCCCAGCGGGATCGCCTCGATGCCCAGCGACGCGCGCAGAAAGGCCCCACGCTGCGTGACGGCAATCTGGGTGCGCTGCACCGTCTCGCGCGGCAGCGCGTACGCGAGCCGCCGCAACAGCGGGATCTCGTCCTGCTTGATCCAACTCGCCGTCACGCCCCGCCACGGCGCCGTCGACGGCGTGACCCTCAGCGGGACGCGCACCGATTCAGGCTTGCGCACGGCCTGCGCGGTCGCCGGGCCCGCGGCATTTTCCGTGCGCAACTCGATGCGCGCGAAGACGCGAAGGTCGCCCATCTGGGGCATCTGCGGCAGCACCCACGGCTCCTCGTCGCGCCCGCGCAGGAGCACCAGCCCCTTGGGATCGAACACCGGGCACGCGCGCAGCTGCACCGGGTGACGGTAGCCCGCCTCGACGGCGACGCCCGGCCCCACGGGAAAGAACGTGACGATGCCCGGTGTGGACTGCATCAGCGGGCGCATGCGCTCGGGCAGCTCCGGCACGCGCACGATGGTGCGGCGAATCGGCCCTTCGTCGAAGGCGCTGGCCGGCGGCCACTCGCCCACGGCCACCTCGCCCTCGACGCGGGAGCGAACCAAGTAGTGAATCAGGGCGGGGCCCAGGCCCGGTTCGGCCACCAGGTACCGCGTCCCGGGTGTGGTGTACGTCGAGGGATCGGCATGCGGCATGAGGCGAAGAAGGAGCGCCCGCAGCTCGATGAGCCGATCGAACTCGTACGCCTGCGTAAAGCGATCGTGGTACAGCGAGAGCGCCGCGTCGGTCGCCAGAAGTTGCGACGTGTCGTACCCGAACGGCGCCGCGGCATCGCGGTACTGCACGAAGTGCCGGTTGGTTCCCGTAAAGGTGAACCCGCCGGTGAGGCGTGCCGTCTCGGCCATGCGATCCATCCTGTCGCTCGACTCGGCCGCGAACGACAGGGTCATCTCCCGCGTGCCCAACTTGGAGCGCACCAGTTGGATCTCGAGGCTGGGCATCAAATCCTCGAGCGAATGCTCTTGCGTGTACACTGCAAGCAACGCAACGAGCCGATCGATGGACGGCAGGAGCACGAGCCCCTTGGCACCCAGCGCGACCCCCTTGGCATCGAGCCCGAGCCCGGGTGTCCTCAGTCGAGTCTGGTGAAGCGCAATCCGCTCGAGCATCGAGCCCCCGAGCGTAGCATGCTGCGCCCACGGCCTTCACGCATGGCGCGAGGCGAGAGCTCCAGCCTCACCGATTTGCTCGCAGCGTCGCCCAGAGCTGCTCTTCACTGACGCCGCCGATTTCCGCGTATTCTCGCTCGGCCGCTTCGAGTTCCGCGTTCAGAGCGACGCGCTCCTCATCGTCCATCTCATCCCCATCGATGTAGGCTGGCCAAAGTTCGACGACTTCGCCTTCGGGCAAATCCGTGGGTTCGTCGAGCACGAGGCGGCCGTTGCGTACCTGGGCTTTGAGGGGTTGCATCGCGTCCATAGTGTACGTCTCCCCGCCCCTCCGTGACCATCGAGCTCTTCTTTGGCCATCGGGTGCTCATGGCCATTCTGATGTCCGATAACGTTCCATTATCGGACGTCAGACACGGGTAGTTGTATCGGCTCGCTAAATCCGCCCGCGGATCACGCCCACCTTGATTCCCGAGGACATCTGCGGGGTCCGATGGACCTTGTGCGTGGCCGCGCGAAAATCCGCCTCGGTGGCGTGGTAGATGTCCGTGAAGGTCTGCGGATTCCGATCGACCAAGGGGAACCAGCTGCTCTGGACTTGCACCATGATGCGGTGCCCGGAGCGGAAGGTGTGGAACGCGTCGGGGAGTGTGAAGCGCACCAGGGCGGGCTCGCCCGGTTTGAAAGGGGCCGGCTTTTCGTAGCTCGTTCGGAATTTCCCGCGCATCACTTCGGCGCGTACCAGTTGTTGGTAGCCGCCCATGTGCACGCCCGAGGGGTTCGGCACCGGATCCGGGTAGTCCGCCGGGTATACGTCGATGACCTTGACGACGAAGTCGGCGTCGGTGCCCGTGGTGCTCACCCATAGGCTTGCCTCGATGGGCCCGCCGAGGGTCACGTCGCTTTCGAGATCGCCGGTCGAATAGGTGAGTACGTCGGGCCGCCGTGACGCGAAGCGCTGGTCCTCGGTCATGTAATCGTGATTCACCCGCGTCGCGATGCGATCCCGATAGGGCACGGGCTTGGCCGGATCGCTCACGTACGCATCGTACCCCGTCGGATCCTCGCTCGCCGCGACTTGGGCCGAGGACAGCTTGCCGCTGGCGTGGAAGGCGACGAACACCGGCTTCGCCTCTGGCGGTGGCCATGCGGCGTAGCGATGCCACGCGTTCGCCCCCGTTTCGAAGACCCACGCTTCGGCGGGCGGAGCGACCTGCTTGCCCTTCAAATAGCGCTGAAAGAAGGGAAACTCGACGTTCTCGCGGTAGAAGGCCGACGTCTTTTGCCCGAAGGTCACGTCGCCCAAATGATCGCCTTCGCCGCGCGCCCAGCCGCCGTGCGCCCACGGACCCATGACCAGCGTGTTGTTCGCTCCGGGGCTCTGCTTCTCGAAGGTGTGGTACGTCTCCAGTGCGCCGAACAAGTCTTCGGCGTCGAACCAACCGCCCACCGTCATGACGGCCGGTTTGGCATTTTTGTAATACGGACGAGGGTCGCGCGCTTTCCAGAATTCGTCGCGCACGCCGTGTTGTTGCATATCGTTCCAGAATGCAACTTTGTTTTCGTAATGACGCGCGTTCACATTGGAGAGGGGACCTAGATTCAGATAAAATTCGTAGGCATCCGTCTCGTCGCGGAATGAACTCCAATCGACCTTTTTCGTCGGCTTCGGGCGAGGTTTGCCGAAGGGGGAGAAAAAGTCGACCGCATCGCCGAGCATCAACGCGCCATTGTGGTGAAAGTCATCGCCGATGAACCATTCGGTGACCGGGGCTTGCGGCGAAACGGCTTTGAGGGCCGGGTGGGAATCGACGGCGCCCTGTGCCGCGTAAAAGCCGGGATAGGAAATACCCCACATACCGACTTTTCCGCTGTTCCCCGGCACGTTTTTCACCAGCCAATCGATGGTGTCGTACGTATCCGTGCTCTCGTCGATTTCGCCTTTGGCGCGTGCGTGCGGGCGAATGTCCACGAAGGTGCCCTCGGACATGAAGCGCCCGCGCACGTCCTGCCGCGCGAAAATGTAGCCGTCGCGAAAGAGCTGTTGCGACGGTGCTATCTTCTCCATGAGGCGTGGATCGTCGGCGGCCGGATAACGATCTTCGCCGTAAGGCTGCACGCTGTAGGGCGTGCGGGCCATGAGAATGGGATACGTCCGCGAGCGGTCTTTTGGTACGTAGACGATGGTCGTCAGCCGCACGCCATCGCGCATGGGAATGCGGTATTCGTACTTCGTATAATATTCACGCAGCGCCTGGGCGACTTCGCCGTTGTCTTTCAGCTCGCGCGCGATGAGCGGTGCATCGGTTTCTGCGGCAGGCTTTCGCGGTTCGGCGACGGCTTTGGGTGGGGCCACGCCGCAGGCCACCGTGGCCAGGCCCAACGTGACGACGGCGAGTTTCATGTGCCGTTCCCCAATAGATTATCGAGTCCGCGCACTACGCCCCGCAGCGATTGCACTTTGCGGACGGCGAGCAACGTTCCCCCGACGTAGGGACCCGCGGCGTCCAGGGAGTCGTGGCGGATCGTCAAGCGCTCGGCACCGGTGCCGAAGATGACCTCGAAGGACATGGTGTAGCCGGGCAACCGCACCGAGTGCACCTGCGTTTTACCGATGCTCGCGCCGCGCGCATCGCGGTGGCCGACGGTGGACGAGACCGGAACGTGGTAGTGCGGCTCGCGCACCTTGTCGAGTTGCGCGGCCAGCTCGCGGGTGGTGCCGCTCGGCGCGTCGACCTTCTTCTCGTAGCAGTAATCGATGATTTCCCACGACGGGAGCTCCGCGGCGGCCATGAGCGCGAAGCGCCGCAAAAGCACCGCGGTGATGGCGAAGTTGCCCGCGGCGAAGACCCCGCGGTCACGCTCTTTGGCGACGGCGTCGATCTCGGCGAAATCCTCCTCGGAGAGCCCCGAGGAGCCGATGACCACGTGGGCGCCATGCTCCAGCGCCGCGAGGACGTGACCCTTCACGGCATCGGCGCGCGTGTAGTCGATGAACACGTCGCACGGCACGGACAGCGCCTCGGCGACGGTGTGGCGGATGGGGACGTCGAGTCCGGGGATGCCGAGCACGTCGCCCACGTTGCGCCCCGTGTTCGTGCGGGCCATCGCGCCCACCAAGGTGAGGTCATTCGATTGCTGCACCGCCTTTGCAAGCGGCCCACCGACTTTTCCCGTAACCCCCGCGATCGCTACCCGAATGGTCATGCTTGGCAGAATAGGGCTCATCCACGCGGCGAGTAGGGCCAATCTGGCGAGATGGCCGGTGCCACCGTCACGAATCGAGAACGCGCACGGCGCCCAACACGGCGGCGGCGGCGGTCTCCGTGCGCAGCACCAGAGCGCCGAGGGATACGCACTGCCATCGCTGCGTCATGGCCAAGGCGACTTCGTCCGCGGTCAGGCCGCCCTCGGGGCCGGCGGCGAAGGCGATGGGGGCGCCCTCGGTGCGAAGCGCCTCCAGCAGCAAGGGGCCGAGAGGCAGCGCCTCGTGCACATGCAGGCAAAAGCGCTGCGCATCGTCCTCGAGCGTCGAGACCGCGTCCTTCCACGGCAAGAGCTCGATGCGTGGTGGATCGGCACGGCCGCATTGGCGTGCTGCCTCCTGCGCGATGCGCGTCCATCGTTCGAGGCGCGACGTGCGCCGTGCGCCTTGGAGCTGCACCACGCTGCGCGCGCACTCGGCGACGATGACGCAGGTGGCCCCGAGCTCCGTGGCATCGCGCACGACGGCGTCGCATTTGTCGCCTTTGGCGAGGCCTTGCACGAAGGTCAAAGGGCGTCGGGCGGTGACCCGTGCGGCACGCAAGGCGGAGATTTGGAGCACCACGCTAGGGTCGACGGACGCGATGGTGGCATCCGCCTCGCGGGCGGTGGCCGGATCGAATGCGACGAAGGTCGCGCCGACGGCGAGCCGCAGGACCCGCGTGAGGTAGTGCGCGGTGTCCTCGCGCACGGTGCACCTTCCCTCACGCAGATCGGCGATGGGGGCTCGCAGCGGCGCTGCCAAGGGCCATCACCCGTTCGCGTGGGGCCGGCGTAGGATCAACGCCACCCACTCGCCGCGGGCCGGCGAGGCGACGCTTTCGAAATCCGCATAGGCTGCGCGCACCCGATCGTGCTGGGTCCCGAGCACGCCCGAGAGTACGAGGAGCTTGCCCGGCTTGACCCTCGCCGAAATGGGCGCGGCCAGGGTCACGAGCACGTCGGCCTCGATGTTGGCCACCACCATGTCGAACTCGGGCGCGATGTCGCCCACCGGCGTGGTGTCGACGTCGAGGCGCGCCTGAAGGCCGTTTCGCTCGGCATTTTCCTGCGCCACACCGATGACGTCCGCGTCGTTGTCCACCGCGCGGGCGTTGCCGGCGCCGAGGACGAGGGCCACCAAAGCGAGGATGCCGCTGCCGCAGCCCACGTCGAGCACCTGCCCACCGGCATACGTCGCACGATGCGTCTGGAGCGCAGTGGCCACCAGCGACGTCGTCTCGTGAAGGCCGGTGCCAAACGCGCGCCCCGGTTCGAGCTCGAGAAGGTGCTCGGCTTGGCCGGCGTACTTCTCCCACGGGGGATGGACCACCACGCCCGGGCAAAGCTCGAAGGGGCGGAAGTGCTCTTTCCACGCATCGCGCCAGGCATCGCCCACGAGCTCCTCGATGCGCGGAAGCCACGCGGGATCGAGCTCGTCGCGCGCCGTTTCAGCCTCTTGCTGCGAGGAGAAGCTCGCCACCAAGGTCGTCTTGTCGACGAGACCTTTCACCAGCGTGGTTTGATCGCGCTCTTCGACACCGGTGGCACCGAGTTCGAAGAACAGCACGCCTGCATCCTCTGCAAGCAAAGGATCGACATCGACGACGACGAAGTAAAATCGGGGTTGGCTCACCGTGTCTTCCTAAGTAGCTCGAATGACCGAAGCTCGTCTCGTGAATCGTAGCGCCCTCAGCGAACCGTCACGCTGACGGTGGATGTGCGCGCATCGCTGCCACTGGAAAAGACGCCAGTGAGCGCCAGGCCTCCGATGATGATGGCTGCCCCCAACACCGCGCCGCCAATGGCCGCGGGCAGAACCCACCCCGCTCGTTTTGGCTCGGGCACCGCGATGCGCAAGGGCGCGCTCGCATCCCCACGCGAGACGATGGGAAGGCCGCCCGAATCGATCCCCTCGATGTAATACTCGACCAGCGGCGGGCGCACGGCCGTGGCCGGAATGGTGGCATGCGCGAGATCGTCCGCCATGGTGGCCTCCACGGTGCTGAACTTGCCGTGCGAGCCCGTTCGATAGAGAAGCTGCACGCCGGTCACGCGATGCTGCGGATCGGCCAGCCGCGCCGACAGCGTGATTTTGCGATCCGACGGCCACTCGGGCGGCGACGTGTGCGCCATGAGGACGGGCGCCTGCGGGGCCGTGGGCTTCACCAACCCAGGGCGCCCCTCGGCCACCCATCGATCGCGAATGGCCGTGAAGAAATCGCGAAAGCGGGGCGATTCCGAAGAAGGAAATTCGTAATCGGGCTTGAGCGCCAAAAGCCCGCGCAGCGCACTTTCCGCCTCTTCCTTCTTGTTGAGCGTGATGAAATCCAAGGCGAGCACGCGGTAGATCTCGAGCTTGTCCGCGTCCGCGTTGTTCGGCCGAAGAAGTGCCGCACTCAACGTCTGAATGGACTCTTCGTACCGCTGATCGTCGAAAAGCTGCTTCCCGCGCCCCACGAGATCGCGCGACGCCGCAGGTCCAGGCTGCGCCGCCGCACTCATCGCCACGAGGGCGAGGGCCAACGCCGCGATGCATTTGCCTGTTCGATGCCGCCGCATGGGCCACCTACGATACGCCGAGGGCGCTAGCGCAGTGCCCGGAAACGCAGGGGGACGGCGACATTTTTCACGACGGCGGTGCGCTCGGTGCCGAATTGGAACTCCGCGCCCTCGGGGAGGCGCGTGATGGCGTCGGCCATGACCAGGATTTCGTCGCGGATGGCGCAGCCCTGAAGGCGGGCGGTGTTGTTCATGCCGCTGGAGAAGCCGGTGAAGTTGTTGCTCGGCGCGAAGGTGCCGACGAAGAGGGGCGCCAGGTTGACGCCCGTCGCCACGCCCATACCGGTCTCGCGGAGGCGGGCGAATTGGGGGCGCTGGGGGAGGGCGCGCGTCATTTCGCGGATGGCCACGGCGCACCGGATGGCCGCGGCGAGGCGTTCGCCCGGTGCAGCCTCGTAAAAGGGGGGGCCGAACAAGGCAATGACGCAGTCGCCGACCATTTTGTCGAATACACCGCCGTGTTTCCAGACCAAGTCGACGGCGTCCTTGCTCCAGCCTTCCACGAGCTCGGCCACGGCGCTGGGCAATCGAAGTATGGTCTCCGATAGTCGCGTAAAGCCGGCAATATCGACATAGAGAATGGCGACTTCCTCTTCGCGCGGTTGCAGATATTTTTGCTCGTAGTCGTCGCTTTGGAGGAGGCGGGCCACGTCTTGCGGGCGGAAGCTCCCGGAAAGGTGGCGCCATTCTTTGTTGAAATCGACGACGCGCTGGCGAATGAATCCGGCGAAGGTGCCGAGCAATTCGCGGTCGTACGTGTTGAACGAGCCACTCTTCGAGGTCACCAGGATTTTGCCGACCACGACCCGTTTGGTCACGCCGTTGATGAGCACTTCTTCGCGGGCGTCGACGAAGCCGAATCGCTCCAAAAGGGCATATCCGCGGTCGTGAAGGTAGTCGTCGCCCTCGCGGCAAATCGTCTCCACGTCGTGGTTCGCGACGTCCATCATGGTGTCGACCTTCAACTCGCCCTGCTCGTAGAGCTGAATGTGCAGCGCCGCACCCGGCTCTTCCTCCGCGACGTACACGAGCAGCACGCGACCCAGCGGCACCGCGCGACCCAGCACGGCGATGGCTTGCTTCAGCCCTTCGCCGAGCACCCGGTGCCGGAGCGCGACGCCGAGCTCCATCATGACCTGGTGCTTCTCGCGCGAGACGTGGATCGCGTAGAGGTAATTGTCGAGTTCTTCGCACATCATGTTGGCCAGATCGGCCAGGTGCTCGTGCGGACGTGGTTCGTGCGCTTCGAACACCAGCCCTGCCGCGCCGAACCACTCGCCGGCCACGTCGAGGGGGCGCGCCACGACCAGGTCACGGCCGAAGATCTGCACCACGGTTTCGCGTCGCTCTTGGCTGGTGCGCGTGAGGATCTCCTCGTGCTCGAGCACGTCCAGCTCCGCGGGCTCGGCAAAGACGTGGTGAACGAGGTCTTCCCCGTAGCTGGCCACGAAGATGCCTTTCGCGCCGACGGCCTGCACGACCGCAGGCAGCAGATGGTGCATCACCTCCGCAAGGTTGCGGCGGTGAACGAGCCCATCCTCGACGATGTCGTCGACGAGCGCGTGCAGATGGAGCAGCGCCTTGAGCTGCTCGGGCTCGGCATCCCTTCGTCGTATTTCGCGATTTCGAGGTGCTGCCTTCGAATGAGATGCCATCGGGACACCATGTAGCGCAAACCGGGCGGCTTCGGCGAGCGCGGAAGATGGTCCCTAGGATGAAGCATTAGGGTGGATTCAGTGCGCCATTTTCGATCCAACCTTCGATCGTTTTGATCTGCTCGGCCGTGAGCGTGGGGGCGCCCGCTGGCGGCATCCGATCGCCACACCCGTGCGTGCCCTTGACCTTCTGCAGGAGCAAGCTGCCCTCCGGGTCTTCGGGCTTGACCCGGATGTAAGGATCGTTTCCCTCTCCGGGATTCTTGCACTTGCCGCCGGCTGCGGGCTTGTTGATCAGGTTTGCGTACGCTTCCGCCTTCGGGGTCAGCGTGAGGTTCCCGCTCGCGCCACTGCCATCACCCTTGCCCGAATGGCACTTCACGCAGCGCGCTTCGAAGATCGCGTACACGTCGTCGAAGGTCCACTGGCTCTCGACGGACTTTCCGTCCTTGTCCGGATCGACCGGGCCTTTTTCGCCGCACGCCGAGAGCAGGCCGGCCCCGAGGAACGTGGCCAAGAGAAATGTGAGCAGGTGAGTTCTCATGGTGGCGTGGAGGGCTATGCAGAAAAGAGTCCCACCGCGATTCGTCACGCAAACGCGGATATTTGCGGCGCCAACGTCGAAATTTGCCCTCCACACGGAGAGGATGCGATCCACGGCTGGATCTACGGCGATCCCATTTCCCTCCCAACGTCACGAGCATGTCCCTCGACCCCGCGAATCCCTACGCAGCACCCGAAGCCCAATTGGTTGCCCCGCAGCCGACGTCCCATCGCGTGCCGTCGGCCTGGTTTTACACGTTCGTCGCGATCGAGGCGCTGCGCTTTGCCGCGTGGGGCGTTCGCTTGTTGATGCTGCCCCGCCTCCTGGAGTGGTCGACCGACGCGACCGAGCGTGGCGCATGGCTGCTGTGGTTTTCATCGGGACTCGTCCGGGTCGGATGGGAGCGCGCGTTTTGGCAGCGCCTACCGAAGCGTGATCGCGTGATCGGTTTCCAATCGATGACGCCAAACCTCGTGGCTTTGCGCTGCATCATTCCTTATTACAGCTACTATTGGCGTTTCGTTCTCCATCGAGCGCTGTGCCGTCGCATCGACGTGGTTCGTACGCGGCGTGGGCTTACCCACGCTGCACCGCGCACGCTCGCGATCGTGTGTCCACTCGGAACGGTGCTCTACTTCGCACTCTCCAAGCTTTTTTGGACTTCTGGCTCCCGGTTGGTTCATCTTATCCATCGCAGTAGACCTGCCTTGGATCATCTACATGCTTCGCGCCGAGCGCGCATTGGCCGAGGCTCACTTGTCCAAGGGTTCGCGGAAGGGAAGCTTGTAGAACGTTCGCATCGACCGCGC encodes:
- a CDS encoding CocE/NonD family hydrolase yields the protein MKLAVVTLGLATVACGVAPPKAVAEPRKPAAETDAPLIARELKDNGEVAQALREYYTKYEYRIPMRDGVRLTTIVYVPKDRSRTYPILMARTPYSVQPYGEDRYPAADDPRLMEKIAPSQQLFRDGYIFARQDVRGRFMSEGTFVDIRPHARAKGEIDESTDTYDTIDWLVKNVPGNSGKVGMWGISYPGFYAAQGAVDSHPALKAVSPQAPVTEWFIGDDFHHNGALMLGDAVDFFSPFGKPRPKPTKKVDWSSFRDETDAYEFYLNLGPLSNVNARHYENKVAFWNDMQQHGVRDEFWKARDPRPYYKNAKPAVMTVGGWFDAEDLFGALETYHTFEKQSPGANNTLVMGPWAHGGWARGEGDHLGDVTFGQKTSAFYRENVEFPFFQRYLKGKQVAPPAEAWVFETGANAWHRYAAWPPPEAKPVFVAFHASGKLSSAQVAASEDPTGYDAYVSDPAKPVPYRDRIATRVNHDYMTEDQRFASRRPDVLTYSTGDLESDVTLGGPIEASLWVSTTGTDADFVVKVIDVYPADYPDPVPNPSGVHMGGYQQLVRAEVMRGKFRTSYEKPAPFKPGEPALVRFTLPDAFHTFRSGHRIMVQVQSSWFPLVDRNPQTFTDIYHATEADFRAATHKVHRTPQMSSGIKVGVIRGRI
- the dapB gene encoding 4-hydroxy-tetrahydrodipicolinate reductase, whose protein sequence is MTIRVAIAGVTGKVGGPLAKAVQQSNDLTLVGAMARTNTGRNVGDVLGIPGLDVPIRHTVAEALSVPCDVFIDYTRADAVKGHVLAALEHGAHVVIGSSGLSEEDFAEIDAVAKERDRGVFAAGNFAITAVLLRRFALMAAAELPSWEIIDYCYEKKVDAPSGTTRELAAQLDKVREPHYHVPVSSTVGHRDARGASIGKTQVHSVRLPGYTMSFEVIFGTGAERLTIRHDSLDAAGPYVGGTLLAVRKVQSLRGVVRGLDNLLGNGT
- a CDS encoding 50S ribosomal protein L11 methyltransferase, which translates into the protein MSQPRFYFVVVDVDPLLAEDAGVLFFELGATGVEERDQTTLVKGLVDKTTLVASFSSQQEAETARDELDPAWLPRIEELVGDAWRDAWKEHFRPFELCPGVVVHPPWEKYAGQAEHLLELEPGRAFGTGLHETTSLVATALQTHRATYAGGQVLDVGCGSGILALVALVLGAGNARAVDNDADVIGVAQENAERNGLQARLDVDTTPVGDIAPEFDMVVANIEADVLVTLAAPISARVKPGKLLVLSGVLGTQHDRVRAAYADFESVASPARGEWVALILRRPHANG
- a CDS encoding adenylate/guanylate cyclase domain-containing protein, with protein sequence MASHSKAAPRNREIRRRDAEPEQLKALLHLHALVDDIVEDGLVHRRNLAEVMHHLLPAVVQAVGAKGIFVASYGEDLVHHVFAEPAELDVLEHEEILTRTSQERRETVVQIFGRDLVVARPLDVAGEWFGAAGLVFEAHEPRPHEHLADLANMMCEELDNYLYAIHVSREKHQVMMELGVALRHRVLGEGLKQAIAVLGRAVPLGRVLLVYVAEEEPGAALHIQLYEQGELKVDTMMDVANHDVETICREGDDYLHDRGYALLERFGFVDAREEVLINGVTKRVVVGKILVTSKSGSFNTYDRELLGTFAGFIRQRVVDFNKEWRHLSGSFRPQDVARLLQSDDYEQKYLQPREEEVAILYVDIAGFTRLSETILRLPSAVAELVEGWSKDAVDLVWKHGGVFDKMVGDCVIALFGPPFYEAAPGERLAAAIRCAVAIREMTRALPQRPQFARLRETGMGVATGVNLAPLFVGTFAPSNNFTGFSSGMNNTARLQGCAIRDEILVMADAITRLPEGAEFQFGTERTAVVKNVAVPLRFRALR
- a CDS encoding 16S rRNA (uracil(1498)-N(3))-methyltransferase — encoded protein: MREDTAHYLTRVLRLAVGATFVAFDPATAREADATIASVDPSVVLQISALRAARVTARRPLTFVQGLAKGDKCDAVVRDATELGATCVIVAECARSVVQLQGARRTSRLERWTRIAQEAARQCGRADPPRIELLPWKDAVSTLEDDAQRFCLHVHEALPLGPLLLEALRTEGAPIAFAAGPEGGLTADEVALAMTQRWQCVSLGALVLRTETAAAAVLGAVRVLDS